GCCGGCATCGCGGGCGGCAGCCAGGCTGAGGGAGCCGGACTTGCCCGCGCCCCCCACCACCGCCACCACGGGATCGCGGCCGGTGGCGGCGTACTCGCCGACGATGCGGGCGGTCAGGGCGGGCGCACCGCACACGTCCATCACCGACAGGCTGAGCGGCACCGGCAGGTCGTCGGGGATGACGGCGGCGATGGAGCGGCCGAAGAGGACGGCGTAGCCGTCGCACGGCACCTGCTCCCCCAGCCCGTCCCACGAGGCCAGGGCGTCCTCGAGGACCAGCGGGGTCAGCGTGAGGGAGACCAGCGTGGTGACGCGGTCGCCGACGGCCAGGCCGAGCGGCGAGTCGGGGCCGACCTCCTCGACCGTGCCGACGAGCATCCCGCCGGAGCCCGTCTCGGGGTTCTGCATCTTGCCGCGGGTGGCGACGATGTCGAGGACGGCCGCGCGGATCGCGTCACCGTCGACGACCCCGTCGGTGGTGTGGGTGCGCTCGAGCTGGCGGAAGGACGCGGCGTCGAGGTTGAGCCGCTCGACGCGGATGCGCACCTCGTCGGGCCACAGCTCGCGGCGCGTGTCGAGGCGTTGGGCAGCCTGCGGCAGCACGGGGGGCCGGTCCAGCACCCGGTGCAGTCCGGTGGGGTCGCTCTCGGGTGAGATCACAGTCGTCCTT
The genomic region above belongs to Nocardioides plantarum and contains:
- a CDS encoding L-erythro-3,5-diaminohexanoate dehydrogenase, yielding MISPESDPTGLHRVLDRPPVLPQAAQRLDTRRELWPDEVRIRVERLNLDAASFRQLERTHTTDGVVDGDAIRAAVLDIVATRGKMQNPETGSGGMLVGTVEEVGPDSPLGLAVGDRVTTLVSLTLTPLVLEDALASWDGLGEQVPCDGYAVLFGRSIAAVIPDDLPVPLSLSVMDVCGAPALTARIVGEYAATGRDPVVAVVGGAGKSGSLSLAAARDAGAARTIGVVPHQAESELLTGAGLADEVTIADARDPVALRDAVEKAGGPADVTVVCVDVPGCEGGAVLATADGGTVVFFSMATSFSAAALGAEGLAADVRMLVGNGFVPGHAAYAMDLLRRTDGVRRLFESRL